GATTCGTATGAGCCCCCAGATGTATAAAGGTTAGTTATTTCCTTAGCTAGTTAGTTGGACATTTAGAAGTAGGCCCTTTTCTGTGCGAAAATCAGCAGGAGTTGAAGAAAAACCTTCAGTAATTCCGCCAAAGTTCTTCGCTAGCAAAAGGACTCTTAAGGTAATTTCATGATTTTGACTCGTTTCAGTTTAGTCCCTAAAGCTAATGGCACACTGAATACAATTAGGCATTAAGGCTACGATTGCAATTGCGTTTGTTTTTCGATTGTTAAGTACACTTGTTTCGGCATCGGGAGAAGACAGCAAAAAGTTGGAACCCTAGTTTCTggttccctttttttttgtttgaagACATGAACATGCGTATCACAGTATTTGGTTGCTGCGCGTTTCTCTCTCTCTAACTCAAAAAAAAGTTATATAAAAAtgctatatatatgtaaatatatgttaaatatGTACGCAAAGGCGACATTAAGTCCTAATGTCTAAAAGGCAAGAGCGATTATTGAATTTGGTTACACCAAAACGGCAAAAAGGCAACTAATTAGGAGCAACATTAAGTACACACGAAAATAGGATATGAAGCCCATCTAGGGCAATTACAAATACATTGTAGATGACCTATGACCTCGCGATAAAGGGCCAAACTAAATAAGAGCACATTTCCTGGGTTACATACACAGTACATAGACAGGTGGTTACCATCGTGTTCTATGGGCAGGCAAAGCAACTAAAATCGAAATTACGATATCGTTATCTCACGATCGTTTTATGACAAACAAATTGGACCGTTTCCCCATTCAAGTTGCTTTGCCTTTTACGAAACCCAAAAACGCATTAAGTTATAGTACAGGATTGACTTTGGCACAGCAGCTGCCGCAGGAACATTGACTGGAAGCAGGAAGCAATCCTGCCCTGAAATGATACCTAATCCAATTCCGCCTAGAGCAGCGTCTCATTCCCGTAGTGCTGCAAGTGGGGATAGTAGCTGCCATGCTGGCTGTACTTTTGCGAGGCATAGCTACCTGGCGGATAATACAGGCGATGCGAGGATGTGGAGTGATGCTGCTGATTGTGGTGGggatgatgctgatgctgctgctggtgctgatgatgatgatgcggCGAATGGCGCTGCTGGTGATGGACGCTCCTGCCCAGCGAATAGTTGGACATCTGATTCAGCGATATGGAGCCGGCACCAGGCGAAGTCTTCAGTTTGTACGGACTCGGCGGCAATGGAACACTGGCCATGGAAGTCCGCACCGAGTGATAGGAGACCACCGTGCTATTGCAAGCCGCATGCGATCCACGCAAGCTACTGTGCCCGTCCAGGTGCCCAGCTGCTGCTCCGGCAGATGTATGCTTCACCATCTTGCCATTGCTGACTTGCCTCTTGTAGAGAGTGGAAATGCTCGGTCCAAGGACCCAGGCAAAACAGCAAATGCCCAGCATCAGCTCCATGAAGGCGCGCAGCAAAAATGGCCACAGTGGCGTATTGGTATCACCCGATCCCAGCCAGACATCGATGTTGGCAAACTCGTAAATGACGGCCAACAGAAGCAGGGCACATGCGAGTCCATAGATGAAAAGGAATATGCCAATGCCGGAACTACTGTGTGCGCTtagctgttgcagttgctgttgcaagCTGAGGGCATTGCTATTCCTCAGGATCTCCTTGGTGCGACAGTGCACCAGATAGCCGGAGATCAGATTCATCGAGCCAAAGATCCAGTAGCAAAAGACGGGCGTGGCCACCAATATCTGTAGCGCCTTATCCGATTGATTGCCTACGAAACAGGCGCCTAGAAGTGCATATGATTGGGTTACTCGTCAAGTTCTCCGGCGGATCTATAGCATATCTCACCTAGCAACTCATCAGCATCCACGAACCGGGCAACGATCACAGCTGCCGTTTGGAAGGCCGGCAATCCCCAGGCCACGAAGCACACAAAGTTGTTCTGCGTAAGATCCTGCTGAGCCGTCTTGGCACTGCTCCTCTTCGCCGGACTGCCTCCAAAGTTCGAGGGAATGACCACATGGCCCTTGGAGTCCGGACTGTGCCGACGAATGTCGCGGTGCCAGCCCAAACAGAGCACAGCCCACCTGCAAATAGGATATAGGTATTGCATTAGTTTCTATAATATaatgtataaataatattcCAATACCAAGCGCAGGCGGCCATTCCAAAGTAGTAGCGCATAAGGAAGACACTGGCGCAGGAGGCATTGGACAGTCCGTCCACGGTGAGTAGGGATTCATTGGGCGCCTGGGGATCCGTGCCGCACGCAGTGCCCGTTCTTCCCACCATAAAACGCACGGCCCAGCCCAAGGTGACCATGTTGTGGCACCAAATCAGCGGTGACAACAATCTGGACCACTTGGCGCTGGCCAAACGACTGCCATCGCTGGCCAAAAGACACACGGTGGCCACCAGGGCCAAACCCAAAGCGGCATAGGCCCATGTGGAGACCCAGATCTCCGCCAGATGCTTCTCCGCCGGCGTAAACAGTATATCTGCCTCGCAAAGTGGTGCACAGCGTCCAGATCTGGGTAGCCTTACATATAGATGCGACTTGGCCAGTCCCGAGCAATCCATGGGCAGTTTACCGCCCAAACCACCGGGTATTCCCTGCCCCGGTAGCCCATACAgatcctgctcctgctgcggcTGATGCAATTCACCCGGACCCTCCATGCACATGGTCTCATGGTTGTTTTCTCGCGGAAACTTATCGCAGTCGAGAGCCGGTGGCCATGGAAATCCGAATCCCTGCAAAACCGGATGACAACGTATCCGCACGGACTCACAGAGACTCCGGCAGGGACCGATGGCATGGACGGGTGCTTTGGGTGTGCACATGGGCACGTAGGCGGCGCAGAGGAACAGCTTCAACTGGGAACTGCAGTCGTACTCGATCAGTGGAGCAAAGGTCTGCAGTGTGTACTCCACATCCGTTTGCATTTCGTTACCCACCAGGTTCGGCATGGAGGTCTCATTGTAGCCGATCTTGCGGCACATCTCAATGCGAATGGTTTCGCATTGCCGGAAGGCGGGGATTTCTGGCGGagaactggaactggaactggcACTGGGATTGCCGCTCGTCGAGGATTTCGAGCTGCGCGGATGCAGAAGAATCACCACCAGGAGACACAATATGCTAGTTGGCTTCATTGCGTCGAGGTCTTCAGCTGTCTTCTGCCTCTAATTTCGTGTTCTTTCGTTCCGAAGAATCCGAATTCGATACGTTTCTACGCTTGGCGTTTCGACTCCCGTTTCTCCAAGGAATCCAAATGTGGAAAA
The Drosophila mauritiana strain mau12 chromosome X, ASM438214v1, whole genome shotgun sequence DNA segment above includes these coding regions:
- the LOC117147143 gene encoding frizzled-4 → MKPTSILCLLVVILLHPRSSKSSTSGNPSASSSSSSPPEIPAFRQCETIRIEMCRKIGYNETSMPNLVGNEMQTDVEYTLQTFAPLIEYDCSSQLKLFLCAAYVPMCTPKAPVHAIGPCRSLCESVRIRCHPVLQGFGFPWPPALDCDKFPRENNHETMCMEGPGELHQPQQEQDLYGLPGQGIPGGLGGKLPMDCSGLAKSHLYVRLPRSGRCAPLCEADILFTPAEKHLAEIWVSTWAYAALGLALVATVCLLASDGSRLASAKWSRLLSPLIWCHNMVTLGWAVRFMVGRTGTACGTDPQAPNESLLTVDGLSNASCASVFLMRYYFGMAACAWWAVLCLGWHRDIRRHSPDSKGHVVIPSNFGGSPAKRSSAKTAQQDLTQNNFVCFVAWGLPAFQTAAVIVARFVDADELLGACFVGNQSDKALQILVATPVFCYWIFGSMNLISGYLVHCRTKEILRNSNALSLQQQLQQLSAHSSSGIGIFLFIYGLACALLLLAVIYEFANIDVWLGSGDTNTPLWPFLLRAFMELMLGICCFAWVLGPSISTLYKRQVSNGKMVKHTSAGAAAGHLDGHSSLRGSHAACNSTVVSYHSVRTSMASVPLPPSPYKLKTSPGAGSISLNQMSNYSLGRSVHHQQRHSPHHHHQHQQQHQHHPHHNQQHHSTSSHRLYYPPGSYASQKYSQHGSYYPHLQHYGNETLL